From a single Campylobacter concisus genomic region:
- a CDS encoding FAD-dependent oxidoreductase, whose translation MGKVAIIGDSFSALFTAYELAKKGEEILIISSQKDDFTNGILTPFGTHALAKDGAISSSFMGLVSKKSELDISICLNENFRAWMTNFTLKSTKAHDKKMQILFSKFGKRSFEILRDLSNKYPQINFDESGVYLLFSNDESFKKRLDEIKVAHSEQEILSIDKELANFGLINKNIKGAINLANNASIDTNELKKALINELNSLGVKFINDEIYGLKTQGQIVQKATSNNGEYEADNFVIASKNLELSNKLGTSINAILAKFYTIDLSLNEGQIPKKPIILNDLFAKIYPTKNGVTIITNLQVGAIDTLVKTEKINAFLNELKIHLGISELKEPSFRANYVLLSSNDKPALGRDNIYSNLIYNQAYGLNELSFAPYFAGVLASLIKDSKNNEKNDEILLFSSFYEG comes from the coding sequence TAGTGCGTTATTTACGGCTTACGAATTAGCTAAAAAAGGTGAAGAAATTTTAATTATTAGCAGCCAAAAAGATGATTTTACAAATGGAATTTTAACGCCTTTTGGTACACACGCTCTTGCAAAAGATGGAGCGATATCTAGCTCGTTTATGGGGCTAGTTAGCAAAAAAAGCGAGCTTGATATAAGTATTTGCTTAAATGAAAATTTTAGAGCTTGGATGACAAATTTTACACTTAAATCAACCAAAGCTCACGACAAAAAGATGCAAATTTTGTTTTCAAAATTTGGTAAGAGAAGCTTTGAAATTTTAAGAGATTTAAGTAACAAATATCCGCAGATAAATTTCGATGAGAGCGGCGTTTATCTACTTTTTAGCAATGACGAAAGCTTTAAAAAAAGGCTTGATGAGATAAAGGTTGCCCATAGCGAGCAAGAAATTTTAAGCATAGATAAAGAGCTTGCAAATTTTGGGCTAATAAATAAAAACATAAAAGGCGCTATAAATTTAGCCAACAACGCAAGCATTGATACAAATGAGCTCAAAAAAGCTTTGATAAATGAGTTAAATTCTCTCGGGGTAAAATTTATAAATGATGAAATTTATGGGCTAAAAACGCAAGGGCAAATAGTGCAAAAAGCTACCAGCAATAACGGAGAATATGAGGCCGATAACTTTGTGATCGCTTCAAAAAATTTAGAGCTTTCAAATAAACTAGGCACGAGCATAAATGCGATTTTGGCTAAATTTTATACCATTGATCTTAGCCTAAACGAAGGACAAATCCCTAAAAAACCAATCATCTTAAATGATCTATTTGCCAAAATTTATCCTACTAAAAATGGTGTTACGATTATTACAAATTTACAAGTCGGCGCTATCGATACGCTTGTTAAAACTGAAAAGATTAATGCATTTTTAAATGAACTAAAGATACATCTTGGTATAAGCGAGCTAAAAGAGCCTAGCTTTAGGGCAAACTACGTACTTCTTAGCTCAAACGATAAACCAGCTCTTGGACGCGATAACATATATAGTAACTTGATCTATAACCAAGCTTATGGACTAAATGAACTTAGCTTTGCTCCGTATTTTGCTGGCGTTTTAGCAAGTCTTATAAAAGATAGCAAAAACAACGAGAAAAATGATGAAATTTTACTCTTTAGCTCGTTTTACGAGGGCTAG
- the miaA gene encoding tRNA (adenosine(37)-N6)-dimethylallyltransferase MiaA, with translation MFKEFAIIGTTASGKSDLAFELAKKLNGVILSLDSLALYKEIDIASAKPNKEQLEAIKHFGVNEIYPDEEFSVGAFFEIYKNAKNFARSQDCPLIITGGSGFYLKSMLSGLAPDVPKCELNLSNEEIYELAAKIDPEFASKFSQNDSYRLEKWYQIYKFSNQTPSIWLRENTKESIIKELAIFEILWDKDELRERIKKRTKGMLEAGLIDEAKFLFNKYKSEPKPLKSIGLKECKQFLDKEISQNELEELIATHTAQLAKRQRTFNRSQFEKKFVGDLDQIRSEILKFLRE, from the coding sequence TTGTTTAAAGAATTTGCAATAATTGGCACCACAGCAAGCGGTAAAAGCGATCTTGCATTTGAGCTTGCAAAGAAGCTTAACGGCGTCATCTTAAGCCTTGATTCGCTTGCACTTTATAAAGAGATAGATATCGCCAGCGCAAAGCCAAATAAAGAGCAGCTTGAAGCCATAAAGCACTTTGGTGTAAATGAAATTTATCCTGATGAAGAATTTAGTGTTGGGGCATTTTTTGAAATTTATAAAAATGCAAAGAATTTTGCGCGCTCACAAGACTGCCCACTCATCATTACAGGAGGCAGTGGCTTTTATCTAAAATCAATGCTTAGCGGACTTGCACCAGATGTGCCAAAATGTGAGCTAAATTTAAGCAATGAAGAAATTTACGAGTTAGCTGCAAAAATCGATCCTGAGTTTGCAAGCAAATTTAGCCAAAACGACTCTTATCGCCTCGAAAAATGGTATCAAATTTATAAATTTAGTAACCAAACCCCAAGCATTTGGCTAAGAGAAAATACTAAAGAGAGCATCATAAAAGAACTAGCGATATTTGAAATTTTATGGGATAAAGATGAGCTTAGAGAACGTATCAAAAAGAGAACAAAAGGCATGCTTGAAGCTGGACTCATAGATGAGGCAAAATTTTTGTTTAATAAATACAAAAGTGAGCCAAAACCCCTAAAATCAATAGGTTTAAAAGAGTGCAAGCAATTTTTAGATAAAGAAATTTCTCAAAACGAGCTTGAAGAGCTCATAGCTACGCACACGGCTCAGTTAGCAAAACGTCAGCGAACCTTTAATCGCTCGCAGTTTGAAAAAAAATTCGTGGGTGATTTGGATCAAATTAGAAGTGAAATTTTAAAATTCTTAAGAGAATAA
- a CDS encoding iron-sulfur cluster assembly scaffold protein, which yields MAKNNLIGGSIWDEYSKVVQDRMNNPKFMGEITEEDAKKANAKLIVADFGAESCGDAVRLYWLVDEKTDKIIDAKFKSFGCGTAIASSDTMAELCIGKTVDEAVKITNLDVERAMRDNPETPAVPPQKMHCSVMAYDVIKAAAASYKGIDPEHFEDEIIVCECARVSLGTIKEVIRLNDLHTVEEITQYTKAGAFCKSCVKPGGHEKREYYLVDILRDTRAEMEREKIEAQANAQANHTLGDISFENMTMVGQLKAVESVIDKEIRPMLEMDGGNLEILDIRNDNGENTDIYIRYLGACSGCASGSTGTLYAIENVLQESLSPKIRVMPI from the coding sequence ATGGCAAAGAATAATTTGATCGGAGGCTCTATCTGGGATGAGTATTCTAAGGTAGTGCAAGATAGGATGAATAATCCTAAATTTATGGGAGAGATAACCGAAGAAGATGCTAAAAAGGCAAATGCAAAGCTTATTGTGGCTGACTTTGGTGCAGAAAGCTGCGGTGATGCGGTTAGGCTATACTGGCTTGTTGATGAAAAGACAGACAAAATAATAGATGCTAAATTTAAAAGCTTTGGCTGTGGCACAGCGATAGCTAGCTCTGATACGATGGCTGAGCTTTGTATTGGCAAAACGGTCGATGAAGCTGTCAAGATAACAAATTTAGATGTTGAAAGAGCTATGCGTGACAACCCAGAAACACCGGCTGTTCCGCCTCAAAAGATGCACTGCTCAGTTATGGCGTATGATGTTATAAAAGCAGCAGCTGCAAGCTATAAAGGCATAGATCCAGAGCATTTTGAAGATGAGATCATCGTTTGCGAGTGCGCTAGGGTAAGCCTTGGTACGATTAAAGAAGTGATAAGACTAAATGACCTTCACACAGTTGAAGAGATCACGCAATACACCAAAGCTGGCGCATTTTGCAAGTCTTGCGTAAAGCCTGGTGGCCATGAAAAAAGAGAATATTATTTGGTTGATATTTTGCGTGATACTAGGGCTGAAATGGAGCGTGAGAAGATCGAAGCTCAGGCAAATGCCCAAGCAAATCACACTTTAGGTGACATTAGCTTTGAAAATATGACGATGGTAGGACAGCTGAAAGCGGTAGAGTCTGTCATAGATAAAGAAATTCGCCCAATGCTTGAGATGGATGGTGGAAATTTAGAAATTTTAGATATCAGAAATGATAATGGAGAAAATACTGATATTTATATCCGCTATCTTGGTGCTTGCTCGGGCTGTGCAAGTGGCTCAACTGGCACTCTTTACGCGATTGAAAATGTCTTACAAGAGAGCTTAAGCCCAAAAATTAGGGTAATGCCTATTTGA
- a CDS encoding NifS family cysteine desulfurase — translation MRVYLDNNATTMVDPEAFELMKPYFCEKYGNPNSLHKFGSETHPALRTALDQLYTGLNAKDSDDIVVTSCATESNNWVVKGIYFDKIATGEKKRIVTTAVEHPAILATCKFLEKYGVELTVLDVNNDGIVTPEQLRAVMDENVALVSIMSANNETGMIFPVKELASIAHEYGALFHTDAVQAVGKIKINVQDLDVDFLSFSAHKFHGPKGVGALFIKNSMPLSSLLHGGEHMGGRRSGTLDVPGIIGMGKALELANKFMDYEHSHVRRLRDKLEDAILKIPDVSVVGKKEQRVPNTILASIKGVEGEAMLWDLNKAGIAASTGSACASETLESNPIMEAIGADKELAHTALRLSLSRFNTEEEIDYAIEHITKAVNRLRGISSTFAYAPEWHKSGL, via the coding sequence TTGAGAGTATATTTAGACAATAACGCTACAACAATGGTTGATCCTGAAGCTTTTGAGCTTATGAAGCCATATTTTTGTGAAAAATACGGTAATCCAAACTCGCTTCATAAATTTGGCTCTGAAACACATCCAGCTTTAAGAACAGCACTAGATCAGCTCTACACTGGATTAAATGCAAAAGATAGCGATGACATCGTCGTTACCTCATGTGCGACTGAGAGCAACAACTGGGTAGTAAAAGGCATCTACTTTGACAAAATTGCAACTGGTGAGAAAAAACGTATCGTAACAACCGCAGTTGAGCATCCAGCTATTTTGGCGACTTGTAAATTTTTAGAAAAATATGGCGTAGAGCTTACTGTTTTAGATGTAAATAATGATGGTATAGTCACGCCAGAACAGCTAAGAGCTGTAATGGATGAGAATGTAGCACTTGTTTCTATAATGAGTGCAAATAACGAAACTGGCATGATCTTTCCTGTAAAAGAGCTTGCTAGTATCGCTCATGAATATGGGGCTTTATTCCACACGGATGCTGTTCAAGCAGTTGGCAAGATAAAGATAAATGTCCAAGACCTTGACGTTGATTTTTTAAGCTTTTCTGCGCATAAATTTCACGGACCAAAGGGTGTTGGAGCACTATTTATAAAAAATAGTATGCCACTAAGTAGCTTGCTTCACGGCGGCGAGCACATGGGTGGACGCAGAAGTGGCACGCTCGATGTTCCTGGCATCATCGGCATGGGTAAAGCACTTGAATTGGCAAATAAATTTATGGATTATGAGCACTCTCATGTTCGCCGTTTGCGTGATAAGCTTGAAGATGCAATTTTAAAAATTCCTGACGTTAGCGTCGTTGGTAAAAAAGAGCAACGTGTGCCAAATACCATTTTGGCTTCTATAAAAGGCGTTGAAGGTGAAGCTATGCTTTGGGATCTAAACAAAGCTGGCATCGCAGCTTCAACTGGCTCAGCATGTGCAAGTGAAACATTAGAGAGTAACCCAATAATGGAGGCCATAGGGGCAGATAAAGAGCTAGCTCACACCGCACTTAGACTATCTCTTTCTAGATTTAATACAGAAGAAGAGATTGATTATGCGATCGAGCACATAACAAAGGCAGTAAATAGACTAAGGGGAATCTCTAGTACATTTGCCTACGCCCCAGAATGGCATAAGAGTGGATTATAA